One Apis cerana isolate GH-2021 linkage group LG16, AcerK_1.0, whole genome shotgun sequence DNA segment encodes these proteins:
- the LOC107999744 gene encoding nuclear receptor coactivator 3 isoform X8, with protein MSIAAAENAGPSPRELQDPLWVKMSAITGSISKKRKKSDAKPQSQINKCLNEKRRRNQENLFIDELAELISATDMSSGKTDKCQILQRTVDQIRHIREQEGSNSHAVQQGEVSSSNPNILSNDQVGPILLEALDGFLFVVNTEGRVEYVTDNITQYINYTKDDVLGKDIYNIIHHGDHNTFMPSLLPMQLGWTNEQQPQRNRTFNCRFLVKPPDDKEETMEEKQQRVSKYESMQICSALLPNNSDRLESGDVSSESSDNGPCVMCVARRIPPNEKPIGTPIEQFTVKLDTTGKIIAVDVIWLSSPYSEYLSKVSKELIGTAIKDLCHPHDLNKLTAHLNDTLQVGESTSGVYRLRVSPDKFLNIQTKSKLFKANVMNTLVTDFIMATNTIIGDNDLTPIEGGQLSNNKVCSGHSSNRCANNSNNNNGNNNNNVGGPLMSAVAHLNGQVSGMSSRGLAGTSSHTGGATSSNSIVFSAAESCNPLPSLTTSNPFNHFSGNMDLEFELFPSSTWDLDSSSGWADRPESRASGPPNSRPSSQPAPTSPSPQGTFSNSAVAPHCSPLRAFSPTSANAAHTFSNSFSLSPLQESTSSLTNSAASSSVSANGAAPGLTPKRQDEGKSTATGCPTTANQSVIEGNNARTNPASVAGTPAQPPTAAQTTATVVETQNSVVSTESGRLRNLLTKGGSASEETQDNTSNDTESQNKHRILKILLNQQDEDDFHPEHNNKVRTSPSNMPKPSMEHSKSSLGNNMLLQLLNEKNDDEDEEARAGLKKRNELLQQLLKDQDDERKVQEQHCKPQREEDSLLRNLGFRNTTPSPSQSGDNVGHSSSQVGQKRPGEDGDLNIAAKRPMDGSHQVSSSGTSTNATSKLWERNKMLASLLAKQPPQPTTIPPIPASVISATPQDKLVRIGLKSQQPQPQTQSQSQQQQQQQQQQQQQQQQQQQQQQQQQQQQQQQQQQPWTGSSMQSVGGNNTITTTATSARTPLQTQSRQLPHRQTTNTYLTHMLSQQQRPQMGQMDSEFTSSGEYRQTSTDLNTWDNQSSDPDLSDILDQVIEFVPDEAITDSSAIANLLDVTEAPQNNAMNETMAINAIQKSLMLCETAVNPTSSTITIPSTPPAYSTALGTTPVTTSHSYQPPPMYQQQPRMRFNTQPGIRQTTAQFTQQQQLQLQQQRTKLIQQQQQQQQQLKQRLLQQQQQQQLLIPSNATAPEQITTIHNIDNLLNNTVAPNVSLQRSSVPDSQVSPGYGGSVQMPSGHRLAHSYSHPSTLPQHPIVNSNFNSGQQVSAAARLSPHSSAGILSFSHPQPLSPRVTQGNYGNTPRLFTVNQVRTQQQSTAQQQLQQQQRSMPSPGTPASARQSPFPAETFPPPTSPTATQFPPGPNPGAPNPSAQYRLQRTTSTPSATTQLPGGVGSPRHYGGVSKEQPLLSPSHPHSGCNPATPTHNQHNVTNTQQHFSNQQHSSMIYHTANTINTADMQNNQFCYDRTTVPLYSSGPGDTQDARPLPPGNPVNHQLGGNASSTSEFVRQELRRAIVGARTQQQQQQRIPNNIQNNLSGQVSQDDLEALGLTFEMSSAGEAVVSDGPAKSWAIGSTGSAPSSSRTSMEEVARGDPKVNQSSLLQKLLSE; from the exons GCCTAGCCCGCGTGAATTACAGGACCCGCTTTGGGTCAAAATGAGTGCGATTACTGGCAGCAtcagcaaaaaaagaaagaaatcagaTGCCAAGCCTCAGTCGCAAAT TAACAAGTGCCTTAACGAAAAAAGACGACGGAACCAGGAGAACCTGTTTATCGATGAGCTTGCCGAGCTGATTTCCGCCACGGACATGAGCTCTGGCAAGACTGACAAATGCCAGATCCTTCAGAGAACCGTCGACCAG attCGGCACATTAGGGAACAGGAAGGCTCGAATAGTCATGCCGTGCAACAGGGGGAAGTATCTTCTTCGAATCCTAACATACTGTCCAACGATCAAGTTGGTCCTATTTTACTTGAg gCGCTAGATGGTTTTTTGTTTGTTGTAAATACGGAAGGACGAGTGGAATATGTAACAGATAACATAACgcagtatataaattatacgaagGATGATGTTCTTGGCaaggatatttataatattattcatcatgGAGATCATAACACCTTTATGCCGAGTTTGTTGCCTATGCAGTTAG GCTGGACGAACGAGCAACAGCCCCAAAGAAACCGCACCTTCAATTGTCGCTTCTTGGTGAAGCCTCCGGATGATAAAGAAGAGACTATGGAAGAAAAGCAGCAGCGAGTATCGAAATACGAATCTATGCAAATCTGTTCAGCTCTTTTGCCAAATAATAGCGATCGTCTGGAGAGCGGTGACGTATCTTCCGAATCTTCGGACAACGGTCCTTGCGTAATGTGCGTGGCTCGTAGGATACCCCCGAACGAAAAGCCCATCGGTACGCCCATCGAGCAATTTACCGTCAAGTTGGACACCACGGGAAAGATTATCGCGGTTGATGTTATCTGGTTGTCGTCTCCTTACTCTGAGTACCTAAGCAAGGTAAGCAAG GAACTGATTGGCACTGCGATAAAGGATTTGTGCCACCCTCATGATCTCAATAAGTTAACAGCACATTTGAACGATACACTTCAAGTCGGTGAGAGTACCAGTGGTGTATATCGATTACGCGTTAGTCCTGATAAGTTCCTTAACATTCAAACAAAGTCAAAACTTTTCAAAGCGAATGTGATGAATACACTTGTTACCGACTTCATTATGGCTACCAATACCATTATTGG GGACAATGACTTAACGCCTATCGAGGGTGGTCAGCTTTCCAACAACAAAGTGTGCTCCGGACACTCTAGTAACCGTTGTGcgaataatagtaataataataatggtaacaataacaataacgtGGGTGGCCCGCTGATGTCCGCGGTGGCGCATCTGAACGGTCAAGTGAGTGGTATGAGTAGCCGGGGGTTGGCGGGCACGTCGTCGCACACCGGCGGTGCGACATCCTCGAACTCGATAGTGTTTAGCGCGGCCGAGTCGTGCAACCCCCTGCCGTCGCTAACTACCAGTAATCCGTTCAACCACTTTTCGGGGAACATGGACTTGGAATTCGAGCTGTTCCCCAGTTCCACCTGGGACTTGGACAGCAGCAGCGGGTGGGCAGATAGGCCCGAGTCGAGAGCGAGCGGGCCACCGAATTCACGACCATCTTCCCAGCCAGCCCCGACATCTCCGAGTCCCCAGGGAACCTTCTCTAATTCGGCGGTGGCGCCTCACTGCAGTCCCCTACGCGCGTTCAGCCCGACCTCGGCCAACGCCGCTCACACCTTCAGTAATTCCTTCTCCCTCAGTCCGCTTCAGGAATCGACCTCCTCGTTGACGAACAGCGCTGCTAGTAGTAGCGTTAGCGCCAACGGAGCGGCGCCCGGATTGACGCCCAAGAGGCAGGACGAAGGGAAGAGCACCGCCACCGGTTGCCCGACCACCGCCAACCAGTCGGTCATCGAGGGAAACAACGCGAGGACCAATCCCGCCTCCGTTGCTGGGACGCCGGCACAGCCACCGACCGCGGCTCAAACTACCGCGACCGTTGTCGAAACTCAGAACAGTGTCGTGTCCACCGAGTCCGGTAGACTGAGAAACTTGTTGACCAAGGGCGGTAGTGCTAGTGAAGAAACTCAGGACAATACGAGTAACGATACCGAGAGCCAAAATAAGCATaggatattaaagattttgttGAATCAACAAGATGAGGACGATTTTCATCCGGAGCATAATAACAAAGTGCGCACGAGTCCTAGCAACATGCCCAAACCGAGCATGGAGCATTCGAAATCGTCGCTTGGAAATAATATGCTGTTACAG cTATTGAACGAAAAgaacgacgacgaggacgaggaggcTCGCGCCGGTTTAAAAAAGAGGAACGAACTGTTGCAACAACTTCTGAAAGATCAAGACGATGAGAGGAAAGTACAGGAACAACAC TGTAAGCCGCAAAGGGAAGAGGATTCTCTGTTACGGAATCTTGGATTTCGGAACACCACGCCATCACCGTCTCAATCGGGTGACAACGTTGGACACAGTTCCAGTCAGGTTGGTCAGAAGAGACCCGGCGAAGATGGCGACTTGAACATAGCCGCGAAGCGACCTATGGATGGATCTCACCAAGTTTCTTCTTCGGGCACGTCCACGAATGCGACCAGTAAACTCTGGGAGAGGAATAAAATGTTAGCTTCGTTGTTGGCTAAGCAACCTCCTCAGCCAACCACTATACCGCCAATACCTGCATCTGTGATATCGGCAACACcacaa gatAAGCTGGTCCGCATAGGATTGAAATCGCAACAGCCACAGCCACAAACGCAGTCTCAAtcgcagcagcagcaacagcagcagcagcagcagcaacaacagcagcagcagcagcaacagcagcagcagcaacaacaacaacagcagcagcagcagcagcagcaacccTGGACAGGTAGCAGTATGCAGTCGGTCGGTGGTAATAATACGATTACGACAACCGCAACTTCTGCACGAACACCGCTCCAAACACAGTCGAGACAACTACCTCATCGTCAAACAACCAATACCTACCTCACTCATATGCTAAGTCAG CAACAAAGACCTCAAATGGGTCAAATGGATTCGGAATTTACGAGCAGCGGAGAGTATCGTCAAACAAGCACGGATCTTAATACTTGGGATAATCAATCGTCGGATCCCGATCTTTCCGATATTTTAGATCAAGTTATCGAATTCGTTCCGGACGAAGCTATTACAG atTCGTCTGCGATAGCAAATCTCCTAGATGTAACCGAAGCGCCGCAAAACAACGCGATGAACGAGACGATGGCGATAAACGCGATACAGAAGTCGTTGATGTTATGCGAGACTGCCGTAAATCCAACGTCTTCCACCATAACAATTCCTAGCACGCCTCCAGCTTATTCCACCGCA ttGGGCACCACACCTGTAACGACGAGTCATAGTTACCAGCCACCTCCTATGTATCAGCAACAGCCGAGGATGAGGTTTAACACGCAACCGGGGATCAGGCAGACGACTGCTCAATTTACGCAACAGCAGCAATTACAACTGCAACAGCAACGGACGAAATTGatacagcagcagcagcagcaacaacaacaattgaAACAGAGGTTGCtgcaacaacaacagcaacagcaaTTACTCATTCCTTCCAATGCTACAGCTCCGGAACAAATTACCACCATTCACAATATCGATAACCTTCTGAACAATACTGTTGCGCCAAACGTATCGTTACAg CGGTCGAGTGTACCAGATTCACAAGTGTCTCCAGGTTATGGGGGATCCGTCCAGATGCCTTCCGGTCACCGACTTGCACATTCTTATTCTCATCCTTCGACGTTACCACAACA TCCTATCGTAAACAGTAATTTTAACAGTGGTCAACAAGTGTCTGCGGCAGCACGACTCTCGCCTCATTCTTCCGCTGGTATTTTGTCATTTTCGCATCCGCAACCGTTGTCACCACGAGTGACGCAA GGCAACTATGGTAATACCCCGAGATTATTCACCGTTAACCAGGTGAGAACGCAGCAACAATCTACCGCCCAGCAACAATTGCAACAACAACAGAGATCGATGCCGTCACCAGGGACTCCGGCATCTGCTCGGCAATCTCCGTTTCCGGCGGAAACTTTCCCTCCACCTACGTCTCCCACTGCTACCCAATTTCCACCTGGCCCTAACCCTGGTGCTCCAAATCCTTCTGCCCAATATCGATTGCAACGGACCACGTCTACACCTTCGGCCACGACTCAATTGCCAG GTGGGGTAGGTTCGCCCCGGCACTACGGCGGAGTGAGTAAGGAACAACCCCTTCTTTCACCTAGTCATCCACATTCGGGTTGCAACCCGGCAACACCGACTCATAATCAACACAACGTAACGAATACCCAACAACACTTCTCCAATCAACAACATTCTTCTATGATATACCACACCGCCAATACTATCAACACAGCTGACATGCAGAACAATCAGTTCTGTTACGATCGGACGACTGTTCCACTCTATTCGTCAGGGCCTGGGGACACGCAGGACGCCAGGCCTTTGCCTCCCGGTAATCCTGTCAATCACCAATTGGGTG
- the LOC107999744 gene encoding circadian locomoter output cycles protein kaput isoform X20 gives MIAKRGKLDASARSEWRCVLEKIGEERWKNGRAARIGNEEKSGEEHWVRDNWVTAAWIHDGGSDARPSPRELQDPLWVKMSAITGSISKKRKKSDAKPQSQINKCLNEKRRRNQENLFIDELAELISATDMSSGKTDKCQILQRTVDQIRHIREQEGSNSHAVQQGEVSSSNPNILSNDQVGPILLEALDGFLFVVNTEGRVEYVTDNITQYINYTKDDVLGKDIYNIIHHGDHNTFMPSLLPMQLGWTNEQQPQRNRTFNCRFLVKPPDDKEETMEEKQQRVSKYESMQICSALLPNNSDRLESGDVSSESSDNGPCVMCVARRIPPNEKPIGTPIEQFTVKLDTTGKIIAVDVIWLSSPYSEYLSKELIGTAIKDLCHPHDLNKLTAHLNDTLQVGESTSGVYRLRVSPDKFLNIQTKSKLFKANVMNTLVTDFIMATNTIIGPLQESTSSLTNSAASSSVSANGAAPGLTPKRQDEGKSTATGCPTTANQSVIEGNNARTNPASVAGTPAQPPTAAQTTATVVETQNSVVSTESGRLRNLLTKGGSASEETQDNTSNDTESQNKHRILKILLNQQDEDDFHPEHNNKVRTSPSNMPKPSMEHSKSSLGNNMLLQLLNEKNDDEDEEARAGLKKRNELLQQLLKDQDDERKVQEQHCKPQREEDSLLRNLGFRNTTPSPSQSGDNVGHSSSQVGQKRPGEDGDLNIAAKRPMDGSHQVSSSGTSTNATSKLWERNKMLASLLAKQPPQPTTIPPIPASVISATPQDKLVRIGLKSQQPQPQTQSQSQQQQQQQQQQQQQQQQQQQQQQQQQQQQQQQQQQPWTGSSMQSVGGNNTITTTATSARTPLQTQSRQLPHRQTTNTYLTHMLSQQQRPQMGQMDSEFTSSGEYRQTSTDLNTWDNQSSDPDLSDILDQVIEFVPDEAITDSSAIANLLDVTEAPQNNAMNETMAINAIQKSLMLCETAVNPTSSTITIPSTPPAYSTALGTTPVTTSHSYQPPPMYQQQPRMRFNTQPGIRQTTAQFTQQQQLQLQQQRTKLIQQQQQQQQQLKQRLLQQQQQQQLLIPSNATAPEQITTIHNIDNLLNNTVAPNVSLQRSSVPDSQVSPGYGGSVQMPSGHRLAHSYSHPSTLPQHPIVNSNFNSGQQVSAAARLSPHSSAGILSFSHPQPLSPRVTQGNYGNTPRLFTVNQVRTQQQSTAQQQLQQQQRSMPSPGTPASARQSPFPAETFPPPTSPTATQFPPGPNPGAPNPSAQYRLQRTTSTPSATTQLPGGVGSPRHYGGVSKEQPLLSPSHPHSGCNPATPTHNQHNVTNTQQHFSNQQHSSMIYHTANTINTADMQNNQFCYDRTTVPLYSSGPGDTQDARPLPPGNPVNHQLGGNASSTSEFVRQELRRAIVGARTQQQQQQRIPNNIQNNLSGQVSQDDLEALGLTFEMSSADFYGGSGSR, from the exons GCCTAGCCCGCGTGAATTACAGGACCCGCTTTGGGTCAAAATGAGTGCGATTACTGGCAGCAtcagcaaaaaaagaaagaaatcagaTGCCAAGCCTCAGTCGCAAAT TAACAAGTGCCTTAACGAAAAAAGACGACGGAACCAGGAGAACCTGTTTATCGATGAGCTTGCCGAGCTGATTTCCGCCACGGACATGAGCTCTGGCAAGACTGACAAATGCCAGATCCTTCAGAGAACCGTCGACCAG attCGGCACATTAGGGAACAGGAAGGCTCGAATAGTCATGCCGTGCAACAGGGGGAAGTATCTTCTTCGAATCCTAACATACTGTCCAACGATCAAGTTGGTCCTATTTTACTTGAg gCGCTAGATGGTTTTTTGTTTGTTGTAAATACGGAAGGACGAGTGGAATATGTAACAGATAACATAACgcagtatataaattatacgaagGATGATGTTCTTGGCaaggatatttataatattattcatcatgGAGATCATAACACCTTTATGCCGAGTTTGTTGCCTATGCAGTTAG GCTGGACGAACGAGCAACAGCCCCAAAGAAACCGCACCTTCAATTGTCGCTTCTTGGTGAAGCCTCCGGATGATAAAGAAGAGACTATGGAAGAAAAGCAGCAGCGAGTATCGAAATACGAATCTATGCAAATCTGTTCAGCTCTTTTGCCAAATAATAGCGATCGTCTGGAGAGCGGTGACGTATCTTCCGAATCTTCGGACAACGGTCCTTGCGTAATGTGCGTGGCTCGTAGGATACCCCCGAACGAAAAGCCCATCGGTACGCCCATCGAGCAATTTACCGTCAAGTTGGACACCACGGGAAAGATTATCGCGGTTGATGTTATCTGGTTGTCGTCTCCTTACTCTGAGTACCTAAGCAAG GAACTGATTGGCACTGCGATAAAGGATTTGTGCCACCCTCATGATCTCAATAAGTTAACAGCACATTTGAACGATACACTTCAAGTCGGTGAGAGTACCAGTGGTGTATATCGATTACGCGTTAGTCCTGATAAGTTCCTTAACATTCAAACAAAGTCAAAACTTTTCAAAGCGAATGTGATGAATACACTTGTTACCGACTTCATTATGGCTACCAATACCATTATTGG TCCGCTTCAGGAATCGACCTCCTCGTTGACGAACAGCGCTGCTAGTAGTAGCGTTAGCGCCAACGGAGCGGCGCCCGGATTGACGCCCAAGAGGCAGGACGAAGGGAAGAGCACCGCCACCGGTTGCCCGACCACCGCCAACCAGTCGGTCATCGAGGGAAACAACGCGAGGACCAATCCCGCCTCCGTTGCTGGGACGCCGGCACAGCCACCGACCGCGGCTCAAACTACCGCGACCGTTGTCGAAACTCAGAACAGTGTCGTGTCCACCGAGTCCGGTAGACTGAGAAACTTGTTGACCAAGGGCGGTAGTGCTAGTGAAGAAACTCAGGACAATACGAGTAACGATACCGAGAGCCAAAATAAGCATaggatattaaagattttgttGAATCAACAAGATGAGGACGATTTTCATCCGGAGCATAATAACAAAGTGCGCACGAGTCCTAGCAACATGCCCAAACCGAGCATGGAGCATTCGAAATCGTCGCTTGGAAATAATATGCTGTTACAG cTATTGAACGAAAAgaacgacgacgaggacgaggaggcTCGCGCCGGTTTAAAAAAGAGGAACGAACTGTTGCAACAACTTCTGAAAGATCAAGACGATGAGAGGAAAGTACAGGAACAACAC TGTAAGCCGCAAAGGGAAGAGGATTCTCTGTTACGGAATCTTGGATTTCGGAACACCACGCCATCACCGTCTCAATCGGGTGACAACGTTGGACACAGTTCCAGTCAGGTTGGTCAGAAGAGACCCGGCGAAGATGGCGACTTGAACATAGCCGCGAAGCGACCTATGGATGGATCTCACCAAGTTTCTTCTTCGGGCACGTCCACGAATGCGACCAGTAAACTCTGGGAGAGGAATAAAATGTTAGCTTCGTTGTTGGCTAAGCAACCTCCTCAGCCAACCACTATACCGCCAATACCTGCATCTGTGATATCGGCAACACcacaa gatAAGCTGGTCCGCATAGGATTGAAATCGCAACAGCCACAGCCACAAACGCAGTCTCAAtcgcagcagcagcaacagcagcagcagcagcagcaacaacagcagcagcagcagcaacagcagcagcagcaacaacaacaacagcagcagcagcagcagcagcaacccTGGACAGGTAGCAGTATGCAGTCGGTCGGTGGTAATAATACGATTACGACAACCGCAACTTCTGCACGAACACCGCTCCAAACACAGTCGAGACAACTACCTCATCGTCAAACAACCAATACCTACCTCACTCATATGCTAAGTCAG CAACAAAGACCTCAAATGGGTCAAATGGATTCGGAATTTACGAGCAGCGGAGAGTATCGTCAAACAAGCACGGATCTTAATACTTGGGATAATCAATCGTCGGATCCCGATCTTTCCGATATTTTAGATCAAGTTATCGAATTCGTTCCGGACGAAGCTATTACAG atTCGTCTGCGATAGCAAATCTCCTAGATGTAACCGAAGCGCCGCAAAACAACGCGATGAACGAGACGATGGCGATAAACGCGATACAGAAGTCGTTGATGTTATGCGAGACTGCCGTAAATCCAACGTCTTCCACCATAACAATTCCTAGCACGCCTCCAGCTTATTCCACCGCA ttGGGCACCACACCTGTAACGACGAGTCATAGTTACCAGCCACCTCCTATGTATCAGCAACAGCCGAGGATGAGGTTTAACACGCAACCGGGGATCAGGCAGACGACTGCTCAATTTACGCAACAGCAGCAATTACAACTGCAACAGCAACGGACGAAATTGatacagcagcagcagcagcaacaacaacaattgaAACAGAGGTTGCtgcaacaacaacagcaacagcaaTTACTCATTCCTTCCAATGCTACAGCTCCGGAACAAATTACCACCATTCACAATATCGATAACCTTCTGAACAATACTGTTGCGCCAAACGTATCGTTACAg CGGTCGAGTGTACCAGATTCACAAGTGTCTCCAGGTTATGGGGGATCCGTCCAGATGCCTTCCGGTCACCGACTTGCACATTCTTATTCTCATCCTTCGACGTTACCACAACA TCCTATCGTAAACAGTAATTTTAACAGTGGTCAACAAGTGTCTGCGGCAGCACGACTCTCGCCTCATTCTTCCGCTGGTATTTTGTCATTTTCGCATCCGCAACCGTTGTCACCACGAGTGACGCAA GGCAACTATGGTAATACCCCGAGATTATTCACCGTTAACCAGGTGAGAACGCAGCAACAATCTACCGCCCAGCAACAATTGCAACAACAACAGAGATCGATGCCGTCACCAGGGACTCCGGCATCTGCTCGGCAATCTCCGTTTCCGGCGGAAACTTTCCCTCCACCTACGTCTCCCACTGCTACCCAATTTCCACCTGGCCCTAACCCTGGTGCTCCAAATCCTTCTGCCCAATATCGATTGCAACGGACCACGTCTACACCTTCGGCCACGACTCAATTGCCAG GTGGGGTAGGTTCGCCCCGGCACTACGGCGGAGTGAGTAAGGAACAACCCCTTCTTTCACCTAGTCATCCACATTCGGGTTGCAACCCGGCAACACCGACTCATAATCAACACAACGTAACGAATACCCAACAACACTTCTCCAATCAACAACATTCTTCTATGATATACCACACCGCCAATACTATCAACACAGCTGACATGCAGAACAATCAGTTCTGTTACGATCGGACGACTGTTCCACTCTATTCGTCAGGGCCTGGGGACACGCAGGACGCCAGGCCTTTGCCTCCCGGTAATCCTGTCAATCACCAATTGGGTG